From the genome of Carassius auratus strain Wakin chromosome 26, ASM336829v1, whole genome shotgun sequence, one region includes:
- the LOC113044797 gene encoding ladderlectin-like, with amino-acid sequence MWISVAFILALAVSGVKSNGFHRRCPPSWEKFEMQCFKFFSDLKPWAEAEKKCLELGGNLASVHDSHTSGFLKSFLRKCASGMPRTWIGAHDAIKNNVWFWSDGSKFDYSDWLTGEPNDNGGNENCVELAYGAEQRWNDLDCATPLNFICLISLPAC; translated from the exons ATGTGGATTTCTGTAGCCTTTATTCTTGCTCTGGCTGTAAGTGGAGTCAAATCTAATG GTTTTCACCGTAGATGTCCCCCTAGCTGGGAAAAGTTTGAGATGCAGTGTTTTAAATTTTTCAGTGACCTGAAACCGTGGGCTGAGGCAGAG AAAAAGTGTCTTGAGCTCGGTGGAAACCTTGCATCAGTCCATGATTCACACACTAGTGGTTTCCTCAAGTCCTTTCTGAGAAAATGTGCTAGTGGCATGCCCCGAACATGGATTGGTGCTCATGATGCAATTAAG AATAATGTCTGGTTTTGGAGTGATGGCTCAAAGTTTGACTACAGTGACTGGCTTACTGGTGAGCCAAATGATAATGGAGGAAACGAAAATTGTGTGGAGCTGGCCTATGGAG CTGAGCAACGCTGGAATGATCTGGACTGTGCCACTCCTCTCAATTTCATCTGTTTGATTTCTCTTCCTGCTTGTTAA
- the LOC113044798 gene encoding ladderlectin-like produces MWISVAFILSLAVSGVKSNGFHRGRCPPSWEKFEMQCFKFFSDLKPWAEAEKKCLELGGNLASVHDSHTSGFLKSFLRKCASGMPRTWIGAHDAIKNNVWFWSDGSKFDYSDWLTGEPNDNGGNENCVELAYGAEQRWNDLDCATPLNFICLISLPAC; encoded by the exons ATGTGGATTTCTGTAGCCTTTATTCTTTCTCTGGCTGTAAGTGGAGTCAAGTCTAATG GTTTTCACCGTGGTAGATGTCCCCCTAGCTGGGAAAAGTTTGAGATGCAGTGTTTTAAATTTTTCAGTGACCTGAAACCGTGGGCTGAGGCAGAG AAAAAGTGTCTTGAGCTCGGTGGAAACCTTGCATCAGTCCATGATTCACACACTAGTGGTTTCCTCAAGTCCTTTCTGAGAAAATGTGCTAGTGGCATGCCCCGAACCTGGATTGGTGCTCATGATGCAATTAAG AATAATGTCTGGTTTTGGAGTGATGGCTCAAAGTTTGACTACAGTGACTGGCTTACTGGTGAGCCAAATGACAATGGAGGAAACGAAAATTGTGTGGAGCTGGCCTATGGAG CTGAGCAACGCTGGAATGATCTGGACTGTGCCACTCCTCTCAATTTCATCTGTTTGATTTCTCTTCCTGCTTGTTAA
- the LOC113044799 gene encoding ladderlectin-like: protein MWISVAFILALAVSGVNSNGFRRGRRCPPGWEKFEMQCFKFFSDLKPWAEAEKKCLELGGNLASVHDPHTSGFLKTFLRKCASGMPRTWIGAHDAIKNNVWFWSDGSKFDYSDWLTGEPNDNGGKENCVELAYGAEQRWNDLDCATPLNFICLISLPAC, encoded by the exons ATGTGGATTTCTGTAGCCTTTATTCTTGCTCTGGCTGTAAGTGGAGTCAACTCTAATG GTTTTCGCCGTGGTAGAAGATGTCCCCCTGGCTGGGAAAAGTTTGAGATGCAGTGTTTTAAATTTTTCAGTGACTTGAAACCATGGGCTGAAGCAGAG AAAAAGTGTCTTGAGCTCGGTGGAAACCTTGCATCAGTCCATGATCCACACACTAGCGGTTTCCTCAAGACCTTTCTGAGAAAATGTGCTAGTGGCATGCCCCGAACCTGGATTGGTGCTCATGATGCAATTAAG AATAATGTCTGGTTTTGGAGTGATGGCTCAAAGTTTGACTACAGTGACTGGCTTACTGGTGAGCCAAATGATAATGGAGGAAAGGAAAATTGTGTGGAGCTGGCCTATGGAG CTGAGCAACGCTGGAATGATCTGGACTGTGCCACTCCTCTCAATTTCATCTGTTTGATTTCTCTTCCTGCTTGTTAA